Proteins co-encoded in one Streptomyces sp. JH34 genomic window:
- the proP gene encoding glycine betaine/L-proline transporter ProP, whose amino-acid sequence MAASDPHQAADPDAVKRHPALFRAIRKRQNPRLRRTDITITDDQAVKRAVKAASLGNAMEWFDFGIYSYLAVTIGHVFFPSGNDTTQLLSSFATFAVAFLVRPLGGMFFGPMGDKIGRKKVLALTMILMAVGTFAIGLIPSHDTIGVWAAVLLIFFRMLQGFSTGGEYGGASTFIAEYAPDKRRGFFGSFLEFGTLAGYVGAAGLVTLLYAVLDTGQMESWGWRIPFLVAGPLGLVGLYLRLRLDETPAFQKLEGGTAHATEAADHVEATAKGDLAKIFRQYWPTLILCIALVGAYNITDYMLLSYMPTYLSDELGYSETHGLLILLGVMVFLMLIISRFGKLSDRFGRKPLLMTGMLGFLFLSLPAFLLIRQGSIPAIIIGMLMLGLSLVCLLGTMSAALPALFPTNVRYGSLSVGYNLSASIFGGTTPLVITALISWTGSNLMPAYYAMAAALVGVIAVACMKETANQPLAGSPPSVETEEEAADLVHAQSPEPKF is encoded by the coding sequence ATGGCGGCCTCCGACCCCCACCAGGCGGCCGACCCTGATGCGGTCAAGCGCCACCCGGCACTCTTCCGGGCCATCCGGAAGCGTCAGAACCCCCGGCTCCGTCGGACGGACATCACCATCACCGACGACCAGGCGGTCAAGCGTGCCGTGAAGGCGGCGTCGCTCGGTAACGCCATGGAGTGGTTCGACTTCGGCATCTACTCCTACCTGGCCGTCACCATCGGGCACGTGTTCTTCCCTTCCGGGAACGACACCACCCAGCTCCTCTCGTCGTTCGCGACCTTCGCCGTGGCCTTCCTCGTCCGGCCTCTCGGCGGCATGTTCTTCGGCCCCATGGGCGACAAGATCGGCCGCAAGAAGGTCCTGGCCCTCACCATGATCCTCATGGCGGTCGGCACCTTCGCGATCGGCCTCATCCCCTCACACGACACCATCGGCGTCTGGGCCGCGGTCCTGCTGATCTTCTTCCGGATGCTCCAGGGCTTCTCCACCGGCGGTGAGTACGGCGGCGCCTCGACCTTCATCGCCGAGTACGCCCCCGACAAGCGCCGCGGCTTCTTCGGCAGCTTCCTCGAATTCGGCACGCTGGCCGGATACGTCGGCGCCGCCGGACTCGTCACCCTGCTCTACGCCGTCCTGGACACCGGCCAGATGGAGTCCTGGGGCTGGCGCATCCCGTTCCTCGTCGCCGGCCCCCTCGGCCTCGTAGGCCTCTACCTGCGGCTCCGCCTGGACGAGACCCCCGCCTTCCAGAAGCTCGAGGGCGGCACCGCCCACGCCACGGAGGCCGCCGACCACGTCGAGGCCACCGCCAAGGGCGACCTCGCGAAGATCTTCCGCCAGTACTGGCCGACGCTGATCCTCTGCATCGCCCTCGTCGGCGCGTACAACATCACCGACTACATGCTGCTGTCGTACATGCCGACGTACCTCTCCGACGAACTCGGCTACAGCGAGACCCACGGCCTGCTGATCCTGCTCGGCGTCATGGTCTTCCTGATGCTGATCATCAGCCGGTTCGGCAAGCTCTCGGACCGCTTCGGCCGCAAGCCGCTCCTGATGACCGGCATGCTCGGCTTCCTCTTCCTGTCACTGCCGGCCTTCCTCCTGATCCGCCAGGGCAGCATCCCGGCGATCATCATCGGCATGCTGATGCTGGGCCTCTCCCTGGTCTGTCTGCTGGGCACGATGTCCGCCGCGCTCCCGGCCCTGTTCCCGACCAACGTGCGCTACGGCTCCCTGTCGGTCGGCTACAACCTCTCGGCGTCGATCTTCGGCGGCACGACCCCGCTGGTGATCACCGCCCTGATCAGCTGGACCGGCTCGAACCTCATGCCGGCGTACTACGCGATGGCCGCGGCCCTGGTCGGCGTGATCGCGGTGGCCTGCATGAAGGAGACCGCCAACCAGCCGCTGGCCGGCTCCCCGCCCTCGGTGGAGACGGAGGAGGAAGCGGCGGACCTGGTCCACGCGCAGAGCCCGGAACCGAAGTTCTGA